A section of the Petrimonas sulfuriphila genome encodes:
- a CDS encoding lipopolysaccharide biosynthesis protein — translation MEQQNLSQLAQNSDEIDLVDLLRKLWIKRKFILTATGIFLLIGLFVALFSPVSYTASCTVVPQSGENKTGGLSGVAAMMGVNLGTAMMSEGTLSPHIYPEIVKSVPFTREIMQTPIVTKRSNGKAITLYEYYANRQYQDRNVLGSIKKYTLGLPGVLLASLRKKNPVEETAFFTDSVTVYSLNEEEKKVYEAIQGALQVSVNPKEGYVSLSYSFPEAQPAAEVTDNLYRTLEKYVATFKSEKLEDNLQFVEESYETARKDFLQAQSHLTAFQDANRGLATATARSTEMRLQSEFNIAFSVYSELAKQREQARIAVKENQTILTLVNPAVVPHEKSAPRRSIILIGFFFLGIATAFGWVQGKPYVQKIFKEIEQN, via the coding sequence ATGGAACAACAAAACCTCTCCCAACTTGCTCAGAATAGCGATGAAATCGATCTGGTAGACTTACTGCGAAAACTGTGGATAAAGCGAAAATTTATCCTAACAGCTACAGGTATATTCCTGCTGATCGGTCTCTTTGTAGCCCTCTTCTCTCCGGTGAGTTATACCGCCAGCTGCACGGTAGTGCCCCAGAGCGGGGAAAACAAAACCGGAGGACTGAGTGGCGTCGCCGCGATGATGGGAGTCAACCTGGGAACCGCCATGATGTCCGAAGGCACCTTGTCACCCCACATTTATCCCGAAATCGTGAAAAGTGTGCCTTTCACCCGGGAAATCATGCAGACACCCATTGTAACCAAGCGATCGAACGGAAAAGCAATAACTCTGTATGAGTATTACGCCAACAGACAGTACCAGGATAGAAATGTGCTGGGTAGCATCAAAAAGTATACCCTTGGCCTGCCCGGCGTGCTACTCGCCAGCCTCAGGAAAAAGAATCCGGTTGAAGAAACAGCATTTTTCACAGATTCTGTAACTGTTTATTCACTGAACGAAGAAGAAAAAAAAGTATACGAGGCGATTCAAGGAGCCTTACAAGTTTCCGTTAATCCCAAGGAAGGATATGTGTCGTTAAGCTACAGTTTCCCCGAAGCTCAACCGGCCGCTGAGGTAACGGACAATCTTTATCGGACCCTGGAAAAGTATGTGGCAACCTTTAAATCAGAGAAACTGGAGGATAACCTGCAGTTTGTGGAGGAGAGTTATGAGACTGCCCGCAAGGATTTCCTACAGGCCCAGTCGCACCTAACTGCTTTTCAGGATGCCAACCGCGGGCTGGCCACTGCCACCGCCCGTTCTACAGAAATGCGGCTGCAGAGCGAGTTCAATATCGCTTTTTCCGTGTACAGCGAGCTGGCCAAACAGCGGGAACAGGCCCGGATTGCGGTAAAGGAGAACCAGACTATCCTTACGTTGGTCAACCCTGCTGTTGTACCCCACGAGAAGAGCGCCCCCCGTAGGAGCATTATTCTGATCGGCTTCTTTTTTTTAGGTATAGCTACTGCCTTTGGATGGGTACAAGGAAAACCATATGTGCAAAAAATTTTTAAGGAGATTGAACAAAACTAA
- a CDS encoding SLBB domain-containing protein produces MKPFISMHVNPSRFLTVLLLFLLTAGSLFAQISDSQVIEELKRYRDAGMSQEQIIREMTKKGVTPAQVQRLRDQYLNQEGEAAAAAPSGKSLQDDVLRGEAGFTENPVATEDKGSPTESVYGQSLFSSQNLTFAPNMNMPTPANYVLGPGDEVIIDVWGDSELNVRYTVAPDGHITVPGLGRIQLSGLSVKQAELKIKNEFSTIYSDLGSGEPHTFLAISVGNVRSIKVNVMGEVKRPGTYTLSSFSSAFHALYAAGGTSRIGSIRNIRLFRSGKAVATVDLYEYLMKGNNMADITLQEGDIVMVEPYGILAQAIGEVKRPMWYELKEGETLEDLIRYAGGYSGNAYRGNVSVLRKGSEEMEAHTLGEAQYGTFRLKDGDRAEVSTILDKYANMVEVTGSVYRPGKYAIGEQIRTVGDLIKVAQGTTGDAYLQRALLYRENEDLTRSMQSFSLDALLSGQIADIELRKNDLLHIPSVLSLESDFTVYIGGEVRHPDSYPYAENMTIEDIILRAGGLTEAASTARVDVYRRLRDPSGTAVPKESGERFTFTLADGEIVSSDPGFTLQPYDQVVVRRSPGYEVQQNVTVSGEVLFGGQYAKVSKDERLSSLVERAGGLTPHAYVKGARLTRRLTAAELKQAQEALKLKAEADVTKKEDSVNYEEQLAQVDLSNRPVGIDLEKALKHPGGPEDIILRDGDVLNIPQFEATVRISGGVLYPNTVTYKKNKKLGYYINQAGGYSRLAQKRNPYVVYMNGQVASGYWARIEPGCEIIVPERPEREPMSLQGIMGMTTSLATIALLISNLIK; encoded by the coding sequence ATGAAACCATTCATTTCCATGCATGTAAACCCCAGTCGATTTCTTACCGTTTTGCTGCTGTTCCTGCTGACCGCAGGCAGCCTTTTTGCCCAGATCAGCGACAGCCAGGTGATTGAGGAACTCAAGCGATACCGCGATGCCGGCATGTCGCAGGAGCAGATTATCAGAGAGATGACGAAGAAAGGAGTCACCCCAGCACAGGTACAGCGCCTGCGCGACCAGTACCTCAACCAGGAGGGCGAGGCCGCTGCCGCTGCTCCTTCTGGGAAAAGCCTCCAGGACGATGTGCTCCGCGGGGAGGCCGGCTTCACGGAGAACCCCGTTGCCACCGAAGATAAAGGCTCCCCTACGGAAAGCGTTTACGGGCAATCCCTCTTTTCCAGTCAGAACCTCACGTTCGCCCCCAATATGAACATGCCTACCCCGGCCAATTACGTACTGGGGCCGGGTGACGAGGTCATTATCGACGTGTGGGGCGACTCGGAACTGAACGTCCGGTATACCGTTGCCCCCGACGGGCACATTACGGTACCCGGGCTGGGACGCATCCAACTGAGCGGATTAAGCGTAAAACAGGCAGAACTGAAAATCAAGAATGAATTTTCCACCATCTATTCCGACCTCGGCTCCGGCGAGCCCCACACTTTCCTCGCCATCTCCGTCGGCAACGTGCGGAGCATCAAGGTCAACGTGATGGGTGAGGTGAAGCGGCCCGGCACCTATACCCTCAGCTCCTTCTCCTCCGCTTTCCATGCCCTCTACGCCGCCGGTGGCACCAGCCGCATCGGGAGCATCCGCAACATACGGCTCTTCCGTTCGGGCAAGGCCGTCGCTACGGTCGACCTCTACGAGTACCTGATGAAAGGGAACAACATGGCCGACATCACCCTGCAGGAAGGCGACATCGTGATGGTGGAGCCCTACGGCATCCTGGCACAGGCTATTGGCGAAGTGAAGCGCCCCATGTGGTACGAACTGAAAGAGGGCGAAACGCTGGAAGACCTCATCCGCTATGCGGGCGGCTACAGCGGAAACGCCTACCGCGGCAACGTCTCCGTGCTTCGTAAGGGGAGTGAAGAGATGGAAGCCCACACCCTCGGTGAGGCGCAGTACGGTACTTTCCGGCTCAAGGATGGCGACCGTGCCGAGGTGAGCACTATCCTCGACAAATACGCCAACATGGTGGAGGTAACCGGATCGGTCTATCGCCCCGGAAAGTACGCCATCGGTGAGCAGATCCGCACCGTGGGCGACCTGATCAAGGTGGCCCAGGGCACCACCGGCGACGCTTACCTGCAGCGGGCACTGCTCTACCGCGAGAACGAAGACCTCACCCGCTCTATGCAGTCGTTCAGTCTGGACGCGCTGCTCAGTGGGCAGATCGCCGATATCGAACTGCGGAAGAACGACCTGCTGCACATCCCCTCGGTGCTCTCGCTCGAGAGCGACTTCACCGTCTATATCGGAGGAGAAGTACGCCATCCCGACAGCTATCCCTATGCCGAGAACATGACGATCGAAGACATTATCCTGCGTGCCGGCGGACTGACGGAAGCCGCCTCCACCGCCCGCGTCGATGTCTACCGCCGCCTCAGGGACCCCTCCGGCACCGCCGTGCCGAAAGAGTCGGGCGAACGGTTCACTTTCACCCTGGCCGACGGGGAGATCGTGTCGAGCGATCCCGGCTTCACGCTGCAACCCTACGACCAGGTGGTGGTGCGCCGCTCCCCGGGTTACGAGGTACAACAGAACGTGACCGTCAGCGGCGAGGTGCTGTTTGGCGGGCAATACGCCAAGGTAAGTAAGGACGAACGGCTCTCCTCGCTGGTGGAACGGGCGGGCGGCCTCACCCCCCACGCCTACGTGAAAGGCGCACGCCTCACGCGACGGCTGACCGCCGCAGAATTGAAGCAGGCGCAGGAGGCGCTGAAGCTAAAAGCGGAAGCCGATGTTACCAAAAAAGAGGACAGTGTCAATTACGAGGAGCAGCTGGCACAGGTGGACCTGAGCAACCGCCCCGTGGGCATCGACCTGGAGAAAGCGCTGAAGCATCCCGGCGGACCGGAAGACATTATCCTGCGCGACGGCGATGTGCTGAACATACCGCAGTTCGAAGCTACGGTACGGATATCGGGGGGGGTGTTGTATCCCAATACCGTTACCTACAAGAAGAACAAGAAGCTGGGTTACTACATCAACCAGGCCGGCGGTTATTCCCGCCTGGCGCAGAAGCGCAATCCCTACGTGGTCTATATGAACGGCCAGGTGGCCTCCGGCTACTGGGCGCGGATCGAACCCGGCTGCGAGATCATCGTGCCGGAACGCCCCGAACGGGAACCGATGTCGCTCCAGGGCATTATGGGCATGACCACCTCACTCGCTACAATCGCATTGTTAATTTCCAACCTGATCAAATAA
- a CDS encoding UpxY family transcription antiterminator, with product MTEKRWLAAYVKMHHEKRVRDRLTELGIENFLPVQNEVRQWSDRKKRVERVLIPMMIFVHVDSTEQRAVLTHPSVLRYLVLRGEHAPTEIPEEQMNRFRFMLDFSDQPVSFNTTGLQPGEKVRVIKGPLSGLEGELVTVDGKSTVVVRINQLGCATVEICTSMVGN from the coding sequence ATGACTGAGAAAAGATGGCTGGCAGCCTATGTGAAGATGCACCACGAGAAGCGGGTGCGTGACCGGTTGACGGAGCTGGGGATCGAGAACTTCCTCCCGGTACAGAACGAGGTTCGTCAGTGGAGCGACCGCAAGAAGCGGGTGGAGCGGGTACTGATTCCCATGATGATCTTCGTGCACGTGGACAGCACGGAGCAGCGCGCCGTCCTCACCCACCCCTCCGTGCTCCGCTACCTCGTGTTGCGGGGCGAACATGCCCCCACCGAGATCCCCGAAGAGCAGATGAACCGGTTCCGGTTCATGCTCGATTTCTCCGACCAACCTGTATCGTTCAACACCACCGGGCTCCAGCCCGGCGAGAAAGTGCGTGTCATCAAGGGCCCCCTGTCCGGGCTTGAGGGTGAGCTGGTTACCGTCGATGGCAAGTCCACCGTTGTTGTCCGCATCAACCAGCTGGGTTGCGCCACCGTGGAGATATGCACCTCCATGGTGGGGAATTAG
- the rfbB gene encoding dTDP-glucose 4,6-dehydratase, giving the protein MESQFKKNILITGGAGFIGSHVVRLMVTRYPHYRIVNLDKLTYAGNLANLHDVQEKPNYRFVKADICDPDEVRRVFEEYRIDSVIHLAAESHVDRSITDPLSFARTNVMGTLNLLEAARRTWQPATPHLFYHVSTDEVYGALPFGDALFTEETRYDPHSPYSASKAASDHFVRAYHDTYGLPVVLSNCSNNYGPYQFPEKLIPLFINNIRHNKPLPVYGKGENVRDWLYVEDHARAIDLIFHRGRTGETYNIGGFNEWKNIDLIRVMIKTVDRLLGRKEGESEKLITFVTDRAGHDLRYAIDSTKLKNELGWEPSLQFEERIEKTVRWYLDHQEWLDNVTSGDYQRYYQKMYGN; this is encoded by the coding sequence ATGGAGAGTCAATTCAAGAAAAATATCCTGATCACCGGTGGAGCCGGATTTATCGGGTCACACGTGGTGAGGCTGATGGTGACCCGCTATCCCCACTACCGCATCGTGAACCTCGACAAGCTTACCTACGCCGGCAACCTGGCCAACCTGCACGATGTTCAGGAGAAGCCCAACTACCGGTTCGTCAAAGCCGATATCTGCGACCCCGACGAGGTGCGGCGCGTGTTTGAAGAGTACCGGATCGACAGCGTCATTCACCTGGCGGCCGAAAGCCACGTGGACCGTTCCATCACCGATCCCCTTTCCTTCGCCCGGACCAACGTCATGGGCACCCTCAACCTGCTGGAGGCAGCCCGCCGGACGTGGCAGCCCGCCACCCCGCACCTCTTCTACCACGTTTCCACCGATGAAGTGTACGGCGCACTGCCTTTCGGCGATGCCCTCTTTACCGAGGAGACACGCTACGACCCGCATTCGCCCTACTCCGCCTCCAAGGCGGCTTCCGACCACTTTGTCCGGGCCTATCACGACACCTACGGGTTGCCCGTAGTACTGTCCAACTGCTCCAACAACTACGGGCCCTATCAGTTCCCCGAGAAGCTGATTCCGCTGTTCATCAACAACATCCGCCACAACAAGCCGCTTCCGGTTTACGGGAAGGGGGAGAACGTGCGCGACTGGCTCTATGTGGAAGACCACGCCCGGGCCATCGACCTGATCTTCCACCGGGGAAGAACGGGCGAGACCTACAACATCGGCGGGTTCAACGAGTGGAAGAACATCGACCTGATCCGGGTGATGATCAAGACGGTCGACCGGTTACTGGGGCGCAAAGAGGGCGAGTCGGAAAAGCTGATCACGTTTGTTACCGACCGGGCCGGGCACGACCTGCGCTACGCCATCGACTCCACCAAGCTGAAGAACGAGCTCGGCTGGGAGCCGTCGCTACAGTTCGAGGAAAGGATCGAAAAGACCGTGCGCTGGTACCTCGACCACCAGGAGTGGCTCGACAACGTCACCAGCGGTGATTACCAGCGCTATTACCAAAAAATGTACGGCAACTGA
- the rfbC gene encoding dTDP-4-dehydrorhamnose 3,5-epimerase yields MNITTTEIEGLVILEPKVFADGRGYFFESFSQREFEEQVCRTAFVQDNESCSRYGVLRGLHFQRPPHAQAKLVRVVKGTVLDIALDIRKGSSTFGQHVATELSGENKRQLFIPRGFAHGFAALSDEVILQYKCDNYFAPGSEGGILWNDPALGIDWKLPAEAIILSEKDKKNKLLNELKLY; encoded by the coding sequence ATGAACATTACAACAACAGAGATAGAGGGTCTTGTTATCCTCGAACCCAAGGTGTTCGCCGACGGGCGGGGCTACTTCTTCGAATCATTCTCTCAGCGGGAGTTTGAAGAGCAAGTATGTCGGACCGCCTTTGTGCAGGACAACGAATCCTGCTCCCGCTACGGCGTCCTGAGGGGGCTTCACTTCCAGAGACCGCCCCACGCCCAGGCAAAGCTGGTCCGCGTGGTCAAGGGGACGGTGCTCGACATCGCCCTGGATATCCGGAAAGGGTCGTCCACGTTCGGCCAGCATGTCGCCACGGAGCTGTCGGGAGAGAACAAGCGCCAGCTCTTTATCCCCCGGGGGTTCGCCCACGGTTTCGCGGCACTGAGCGACGAGGTCATACTCCAGTACAAGTGCGACAACTACTTCGCTCCGGGCTCCGAGGGAGGCATCCTCTGGAACGATCCTGCTTTGGGGATCGATTGGAAGTTACCGGCAGAAGCGATAATCTTGTCGGAGAAAGACAAGAAAAACAAATTACTTAACGAGTTAAAACTATACTGA
- the rfbA gene encoding glucose-1-phosphate thymidylyltransferase RfbA, producing the protein MKGIVLAGGSGTRLYPITKGISKQLIPVYDKPMVYYPISALMLAGIKEILIISTPHDLPGFQRLLGDGSDYGVSFSYAEQPSPDGLAQAFIIGEEFIGNDCACLVLGDNIFYGQGFPNLLRQAVRDAESDNNATVFGYWVNDPERYGVAEFDREGNVLGIEEKPQQPKSNYAIVGLYFYPNKVVEVAKSIRPSARGELEITAVNQHFLNERQLKVQLFGRGFAWLDTGTFGSLSEASTFIEVLEKRQGLKISCLEEIAWRNGWIDDERLRSLAEPMKKNEYGKYLLRLIDNE; encoded by the coding sequence ATGAAAGGAATCGTTCTTGCCGGAGGGTCCGGTACCCGGCTTTATCCGATCACCAAAGGGATCTCCAAGCAACTTATCCCGGTCTACGACAAGCCGATGGTCTACTACCCCATTTCGGCCCTGATGCTTGCCGGGATCAAGGAGATCCTCATCATCTCCACCCCGCACGACCTGCCCGGGTTTCAGCGGTTGCTGGGCGACGGGTCGGATTACGGCGTCTCTTTCTCCTATGCGGAACAACCCAGTCCCGACGGGCTGGCCCAGGCATTCATCATCGGCGAGGAGTTCATCGGCAACGATTGTGCCTGTCTGGTGCTGGGCGACAACATCTTCTACGGCCAGGGGTTTCCCAACCTGCTGAGGCAAGCCGTCAGGGACGCGGAGTCGGACAACAACGCCACCGTCTTCGGATACTGGGTGAACGACCCCGAGCGGTACGGGGTGGCGGAGTTCGACCGGGAGGGCAATGTGCTGGGTATCGAAGAGAAGCCCCAACAGCCCAAATCGAACTACGCGATCGTGGGCCTCTACTTCTACCCCAACAAGGTGGTGGAGGTGGCGAAGAGCATCCGTCCTTCCGCCCGGGGGGAGCTGGAGATCACCGCGGTGAACCAGCACTTCCTCAACGAGCGGCAGCTCAAGGTCCAACTCTTCGGACGCGGCTTCGCCTGGCTCGACACCGGCACCTTCGGCTCGTTGTCGGAAGCCTCCACCTTTATCGAGGTACTGGAGAAGCGGCAGGGGCTGAAGATCTCCTGCCTCGAGGAGATCGCCTGGCGCAACGGCTGGATCGACGACGAGAGGCTGCGAAGCCTGGCGGAGCCGATGAAAAAGAACGAGTACGGCAAGTATTTGCTGAGATTAATTGACAATGAATAG
- a CDS encoding DUF3078 domain-containing protein — protein MKQIGLFIIFLIAPFILPETVAQETDSLKLFESITDIEKLIQQRQVQDTAPPVVPDLTQQRDTSKSAILETATVLLDSLYHRKENGTLQLPDNLFGSTSLHGLTFRDTIFYNPLFLPMIFTGKILPTDLSFYPPKEESIYKGLLIPREKTFAPGLVHAAFVDETRRDFYRRYPDRVNRSVFHLDSLPSSSKDTEVLETFNPFKELISTETSYSLNAPQVEKTEIRRRYWVYNGDHSFQLSQSYFSPNWHKGGTSNFTFVNNHILRMNYRKEKVRFNNTFEWRLSVFTAPDDTLRKYRIGDDLLRYYGDFGLDAFAKKWSYSTNLDVRSQLFNNFPTNSNTIRSAFLAPLYVNGGVGLKYNLDKRFEKVRHRRVRLDLHLAPLSFNFRYIGNDKVSVTRYGIEEGKKHTMDLGSTVTANLIYDFNRYITWNSRLKYFTSYEKVEAEFENTLNMALTNAFSTRFFLNLRFDDSVPPDPKFKYLQITQLLSFGLNYKW, from the coding sequence ATGAAACAGATTGGTTTGTTTATCATTTTTTTGATCGCACCGTTTATCTTGCCGGAGACCGTTGCCCAGGAGACCGATAGCCTGAAGCTTTTCGAAAGCATCACGGACATAGAGAAGTTGATCCAGCAGAGGCAGGTTCAGGACACGGCCCCACCGGTTGTGCCCGACCTCACGCAACAACGGGATACCTCCAAGTCCGCGATACTGGAAACCGCTACCGTGCTGCTGGACTCCCTCTACCACAGAAAAGAGAACGGAACGCTCCAGCTGCCCGACAACCTGTTCGGCTCCACCTCGCTCCACGGACTGACGTTCAGGGACACCATCTTCTACAACCCGCTGTTCCTCCCGATGATCTTCACGGGGAAGATACTGCCGACGGACCTCTCGTTTTATCCGCCCAAGGAGGAAAGCATCTACAAGGGGTTGCTGATCCCCCGGGAGAAAACCTTTGCACCCGGCCTGGTGCATGCCGCGTTTGTGGATGAGACGCGCCGCGATTTCTACAGGAGGTACCCCGACCGGGTGAACCGTTCGGTGTTCCACCTCGACTCGCTTCCGTCGTCCAGCAAGGACACCGAGGTGCTGGAGACGTTCAACCCGTTCAAGGAGCTGATCTCCACGGAGACAAGCTATTCGCTGAACGCTCCGCAGGTGGAGAAGACGGAGATCAGGCGAAGGTACTGGGTCTACAACGGCGACCACTCGTTCCAGCTCTCCCAGAGCTACTTCTCGCCGAACTGGCACAAGGGGGGGACGAGCAACTTCACGTTCGTGAACAACCACATCCTGAGGATGAACTACCGGAAAGAGAAGGTGCGCTTCAACAACACTTTCGAGTGGAGGCTCTCCGTCTTTACCGCCCCCGACGATACCCTCCGGAAATACAGGATCGGGGACGACCTGTTGCGCTACTACGGGGACTTCGGGCTCGACGCCTTTGCGAAGAAGTGGTCTTACTCGACCAACCTCGACGTGAGGTCGCAGCTCTTCAACAACTTCCCGACCAACTCCAACACCATCCGGTCGGCATTCCTCGCCCCGTTATACGTGAACGGCGGTGTCGGGTTGAAGTACAACCTCGACAAGCGGTTCGAAAAGGTGAGGCACCGCAGGGTGCGGCTGGACCTGCACCTGGCGCCCTTAAGCTTTAACTTCAGGTACATCGGCAATGATAAGGTGAGCGTGACCCGTTACGGGATCGAGGAGGGAAAGAAACACACCATGGACCTGGGGTCCACGGTTACGGCCAACCTGATTTACGACTTCAACCGGTACATCACCTGGAACTCGCGGCTGAAGTACTTCACCAGCTACGAGAAGGTGGAGGCGGAGTTCGAGAATACGTTGAACATGGCGCTGACCAATGCTTTCTCCACCCGGTTCTTCCTGAACCTGCGGTTCGACGACAGCGTCCCGCCCGATCCGAAGTTCAAGTACCTGCAGATCACGCAGCTGCTCAGCTTCGGGCTGAACTACAAGTGGTAG
- the fmt gene encoding methionyl-tRNA formyltransferase, whose product MDKKELRIVFMGTPDFAVESLRALVGNGYNVVGVITAPDKPAGRGYKLQPPAVKEYALSAGLTVLQPENLKNEVFLDELRRLKADIQVVVAFRMLPEVVWSMPPRGTFNLHASLLPQYRGAAPINWAIINGEKETGVTTFFLKHEIDTGEIIFQEKVAIGENDDAGTLHDSLMTLGARLVVRTIDAVISGTVRSLPQSELTEGNKELKPAPKIHKETCRINWDRPVEEIRNFVRGLSPYPAAWTELDVNGEKMNFRIFAARTLPEAHRLRPGEVVTDNKVTLRVAAQDGFIEVLEIQLSGKKRMKTGDFLNGFSF is encoded by the coding sequence ATGGATAAAAAAGAGTTACGCATCGTTTTTATGGGGACGCCCGACTTCGCCGTGGAGTCGCTGCGCGCACTGGTCGGGAACGGCTACAACGTGGTGGGCGTCATCACCGCGCCCGACAAGCCCGCCGGGAGAGGATACAAGCTGCAGCCGCCGGCTGTGAAAGAGTATGCCCTGTCGGCAGGATTAACCGTTCTGCAACCCGAAAACCTGAAGAACGAGGTGTTCCTGGACGAGTTGAGGCGACTGAAAGCCGACATCCAGGTGGTTGTGGCATTCCGTATGCTGCCCGAGGTGGTCTGGAGCATGCCTCCCCGGGGGACGTTCAACCTGCACGCCTCGCTGCTGCCCCAGTACCGGGGTGCGGCGCCCATCAACTGGGCGATAATCAACGGAGAAAAGGAGACGGGGGTCACCACGTTCTTCCTCAAGCACGAGATCGATACCGGAGAAATTATTTTTCAGGAGAAGGTGGCCATCGGGGAGAACGACGATGCGGGCACCCTGCACGACAGCCTGATGACCCTGGGGGCACGGCTGGTGGTAAGGACCATCGACGCCGTGATTAGCGGAACGGTCCGGTCGCTGCCGCAAAGTGAGTTGACGGAGGGGAACAAGGAATTGAAGCCGGCGCCCAAGATCCACAAGGAGACCTGCCGGATCAACTGGGACCGCCCCGTGGAGGAGATCCGCAACTTCGTCCGCGGGCTGTCTCCCTACCCGGCCGCGTGGACCGAGCTCGATGTCAACGGCGAGAAGATGAACTTCCGGATCTTCGCGGCCAGAACCCTCCCGGAGGCGCACCGGCTGCGGCCAGGAGAAGTCGTCACCGACAACAAAGTCACCCTGCGGGTTGCCGCACAGGATGGCTTTATCGAGGTGCTGGAGATCCAGCTGTCGGGGAAAAAACGGATGAAGACCGGCGACTTCCTCAACGGGTTCTCTTTCTGA
- a CDS encoding aminodeoxychorismate synthase component I yields MRNSFLSISVQFSNFYTKIAEKDRIRLILQHVYLLQRRKAKHGRSRAKYRLYVPGRFVCFSPERFVRIDKGKVFSHPMKGTIDASVENAEETILNDYKEKAEHSTIVDLIRNDLSRIASGVRVNRFRYIDRVETNGGTILQVSSEIEGTLPDDYPENLGTLFFELLPAGSVSGAPKEATLALIREAEQEPRGFYTGVAGYFDGTALDSCVLIRYVEQAEDGLYFRSGGGITVNSACEKEYAEAVRKIYLPFT; encoded by the coding sequence ATGCGTAACTCTTTTTTATCCATTTCGGTACAATTTTCTAATTTTTACACAAAAATAGCGGAAAAAGATCGAATTCGGTTAATTTTGCAGCATGTTTACCTCCTGCAACGACGTAAAGCGAAGCATGGACGCAGCCGGGCGAAGTACCGGCTCTATGTCCCCGGCCGGTTTGTCTGCTTCTCCCCCGAACGGTTCGTGCGGATCGACAAGGGAAAGGTGTTCTCCCATCCCATGAAAGGGACGATCGATGCTTCGGTGGAAAATGCGGAAGAGACGATCCTGAACGATTACAAGGAGAAAGCCGAACACAGCACGATTGTCGATCTGATCCGAAACGACCTAAGCCGGATAGCCAGCGGGGTGAGGGTGAACCGTTTTCGCTACATCGATCGGGTGGAGACGAACGGGGGGACCATCTTGCAGGTCAGCTCCGAGATTGAGGGGACGCTGCCGGACGACTACCCCGAAAACCTCGGGACGCTTTTCTTTGAACTGCTGCCTGCCGGGTCGGTCTCGGGGGCGCCCAAGGAGGCCACGTTGGCCCTTATCCGCGAGGCGGAACAGGAACCGCGCGGCTTCTACACCGGGGTGGCCGGGTATTTCGACGGTACGGCCCTCGACTCCTGCGTGCTGATCCGGTATGTCGAGCAGGCGGAAGACGGCTTGTACTTCCGGAGCGGAGGCGGCATCACGGTCAACAGCGCATGTGAGAAAGAGTATGCGGAAGCTGTCCGGAAAATTTATTTGCCCTTTACCTGA
- a CDS encoding aminotransferase class IV translates to MFLETICIKNGVAVSLEAHAERMRQTADRFGFTAPGLPCIESLLPGSLRDKKVKCSIGYRETIRTVRFVAYAPKRIRSLVLVEAEELDYSFKYSDRVQLEVLNKQRGERDEVLIVQNGCITDTTYSNVVFRKNGEFFTPHTYLLNGTKRQRLLRESIIKEADITVDNLHEYEHVYLINSMLDIEDGVGCPMKSILNSIII, encoded by the coding sequence ATGTTTCTCGAAACCATTTGCATAAAGAACGGCGTCGCAGTGAGCCTGGAGGCCCACGCGGAGCGGATGCGGCAGACGGCAGACCGTTTCGGCTTTACCGCTCCCGGACTGCCTTGCATCGAATCGTTGCTCCCCGGGTCGCTCCGCGACAAGAAAGTGAAATGCAGCATCGGGTACAGGGAGACGATCCGTACGGTCCGGTTTGTGGCATACGCCCCGAAACGGATCCGTTCGCTGGTGCTGGTGGAGGCGGAGGAGCTGGACTACTCGTTCAAGTATTCTGACAGGGTGCAGCTGGAGGTGCTGAATAAACAGAGAGGGGAGAGGGATGAAGTGCTGATCGTGCAAAACGGCTGCATCACCGATACTACCTACAGCAACGTGGTTTTCCGGAAGAACGGGGAGTTCTTCACGCCCCATACTTATCTGTTAAACGGGACAAAACGGCAGAGGTTATTGCGGGAATCCATCATCAAAGAAGCGGACATCACTGTTGACAACCTGCACGAGTACGAGCACGTTTACCTCATCAACTCCATGCTCGATATAGAGGACGGGGTAGGCTGTCCGATGAAGAGTATTCTAAATTCTATAATTATTTAG